A window of the Salvelinus alpinus chromosome 25, SLU_Salpinus.1, whole genome shotgun sequence genome harbors these coding sequences:
- the LOC139553884 gene encoding ribosomal protein S6 kinase alpha-1-like isoform X4, giving the protein MDKDGRKLKVSRLLTLFFLFKKHQTNALASCSVPQTGNETDASCEDRQNRTRCMDNDVIKEINITNVVKEGSEKADARQFELLKVLGQGSFGKVFLVRKVTPPDDNELYAMKVLRKATLKVRDRVRTKMERDILADVNHPFVVKLHYAFQTEGKLYLILDFLRGGDLFTRLSKEVMFTEEDVKFYLAELALGLDHLHSLGIIYRDLKPENILLDEEGHIKLTDFGLCKEAVDQEKKAYSFCGTVEYMAPEVVNRQGHIQSADWWSFGVLMFEMLTGSLPFQGKDRKETMNLILKARLGMPQFLSTEAQSLLRALFKRNPINRMGSGADGAEEIKRHTFFSTIDWNKLFRREIPPPFKPAVARPDDTFYFDSEFTSRTPKDSPGVPPSAGAHQLFRGFSFVAPAMLDEEGAKEPAKPTPHPVVQQLHGKNVLFSDGYMLKEDIGMGSFSVCKRCIHKATNTEYAAKVIDKTMTDPSEEIEILLRYGQHPNIITLKDVYDNGKQVYLVTELMRGGELLDRILKQKVFSEREASSVLHTITKTVEYLHAQGVVHRDLKPSNILYVDESGNPESIRICDFGFAKQLRADNGLLMTPCYTANFVAPEVLKRQGYDEGCDIWSLGVLLYTMLAGFTPFANGPEDTPDEILSRIGSGHFTLTGGNWDAVSEAAKDLVSKMLHVDPHQRLTAMQVLKHPWIVQRDKLSNSQLQHQDAKLVKGAMAATYSALKSSQPTPELKSIESSFLAQRRVKKLPSTSL; this is encoded by the exons ATGGACAAGGACGGGAGGAAGTTGAAAGTGAGCCGCTTGCTgaccctcttcttcctcttcaagAAACACCAGACCAATGCTTTGGCCAGCTGCAGCGTGCCACAGACAGGCAATGAGACAGACGCCTCATGTGAAGACCGTCAGAACAGAACCCGGTGTATG GACAATGATGTCATCAAGGAGATCAACATCACCAATGTGGTCAAGGAGGGTTCAGAGAAAGCCGACGCCCGCCAGTTTGAGCTGCTTAAAGTGCTGGGCCAGGGCTCCTTTGGCAAG GTGTTCTTGGTGCGGAAGGTGACGCCTCCCGACGACAACGAGCTGTATGCAATGAAGGTCCTGAGAAAAGCCACCCtcaaag TGAGAGACCGGGTGAGGAccaagatggagagagacatcCTGGCAGATGTCAACCACCCCTTCGTGGTCAAACTCCACTACG cATTTCAGACAGAGGGAAAGCTCTACctgatcctggactttctgagaggaggagatcTCTTCACCAGACTGTCTAAAGAG GTGATGTTCACAGAGGAGGATGTGAAGTTCTACCTAGCGGAGTTGGCTCTGGGCCTGGACCACCTGCATAGCCTGGGCATCATCTACAGAGACCTCAAACCTGAGAA CATTCTACTGGATGAAGAGGGCCATATCAAACTCacag ATTTTGGCTTGTGTAAAGAGGCTGTTGACCAAGAGAAGAAAGCCTACTCCTTCTGTGGTACGGTGGAATACATGGCGCCAGAGGTGGTGAACAGGCAGGGCCACATACAGAGCGCCGACTGGTGGTCGTTTGGGGTACTGATG TTTGAGATGCTGACCGGATCGCTGCCGTTCCAAGGGAAGGACCGCAAAGAGACCATGAACCTCATCCTCAA ggccagattgggaatgcCCCAATTCCTGAGTACAGAGGCCCAGAGTCTCCTCCGAGCTCTGTTCAAGAGGAACCCCATCAACAGAATGG GGTCCGGGGCGGATGGTGCAGAGGAGATCAAACGCCACACGTTCTTCTCCACCATCGACTGGAAC AAACTGTTCCGGCGAGAGATCCCACCCCCGTTCAAGCCGGCGGTGGCCCGACCAGACGACACCTTCTACTTCGACTCAGAGTTCACCTCCCGCACACCCAAAG ACTCCCCAGGTGTTCCACCCAGTGCCGGAGCTCACCAACTCTTCCGTGGCTTCAGCTTCGTCGCCCCGGCCATGCTGGATGAGGAGGGGGCCAAGGAGCCGGCCAAGCCCACACCACACCCAGTGGTCCAG CAACTCCACGGAAAGAACGTGTTGTTCAGCGATGGCTACATGTTGAAGGAGGACATCGGCATGGGCTCTTTCTCCGTTTGCAAGCGCTGCATCCACAAAGCCACCAACACAGAGTACGCCGCCAAG GTGATTGACAAGACCATGACAGACCCCTCAGAGGAGATTGAGATCCTGTTGAGATACGGCCAGCACCCCAACATCATCACCCTGAAGGAC GTGTATGACAATGGGAAGCAGGTGTATCTGGTGACAGAGCTGATGAGAGGTGGGGAGCTGCTGGACCGGATCCTCAAACAGAAGGTGTTCTCAGAGCGAGAAGCCAGCTCCGTGCTCCACACCATCACCAAGACTGTAGAATACCTCCACGCACAGGGG GTTGTTCACAGGGACCTAAAGCCCAGTAACATCCTTTATGTAGATGAGTCGGGGAACCCTGAGTCTATCCGGATCTGTGACTTTGGTTTTGCCAAGCAGCTGAGAGCTGACAACGGCCTGCTCATGACTCCATGCTACACCGCTAACTTTGTAGCCCCAGAG GTGTTAAAGCGTCAGGGCTATGACGAGGGCTGTGACATATGGAGTCTGGGAGTGTTGTTGTACACCATGCTGGCTGG cTTCACGCCGTTTGCCAACGGGCCCGAGGACACTCCAGATGAGATCCTGAGCAGGATAGGCAGCGGTCACTTCACCCTGACTGGAGGCAACTGGGATGCCGTGTCGGAAGCAGCGAAG GACCTGGTGTCTAAGATGCTTCACGTGGACCCCCACCAGCGGCTGACCGCAATGCAGGTTCTCAAGCACCCCTGGATCGTCCAGAGGGACAAGCTATCCAACAGCCAGCTGCAGCACCAGGATGCCAAGCTAGTCAAG GGGGCGATGGCTGCCACCTACTCTGCCTTGAAGAGCTCCCAGCCCACCCCGGAGCTCAAGTCCATCGAATCGTCCTTCCTGGCCCAGCGACGTGTCAAGAagctcccctccacctctctgtaG